The following coding sequences are from one Pseudonocardia sp. HH130630-07 window:
- a CDS encoding isochorismatase family cysteine hydrolase, producing MAEINPVLVVVDVQNGFVTEHSQHVVPVVERLAREWLEAGRDVVFTRYLNYDDSPFEKIMGWSKLKDSPEIDIVDELQEHSSRAVAVVDKKIYTLFNEDGIALASERGWTDMFVCGIDTEVCVLKTAVDAFELGIRAWLLVDASASHSGPAPHDAGVLVGQKMIGRRQTITTAEIPDVLGNRALV from the coding sequence CTCGTCGTCGTCGACGTCCAGAACGGGTTCGTCACCGAGCACTCGCAGCACGTCGTGCCGGTTGTCGAGCGCCTGGCGCGTGAGTGGCTGGAGGCAGGCCGGGATGTGGTTTTCACCCGCTACCTGAACTACGACGACAGCCCGTTCGAGAAGATCATGGGCTGGTCGAAGCTGAAGGACTCACCTGAGATCGACATCGTCGACGAGCTGCAAGAACACAGCAGCCGAGCCGTCGCCGTGGTCGACAAGAAGATCTACACCTTGTTCAACGAGGACGGCATCGCGCTCGCGAGCGAGCGCGGTTGGACGGACATGTTCGTGTGCGGGATCGACACGGAGGTGTGCGTACTCAAGACAGCCGTCGACGCGTTCGAGCTCGGCATCCGTGCGTGGCTGCTCGTGGACGCCTCGGCCAGCCACTCGGGACCGGCACCGCACGACGCCGGCGTACTCGTCGGCCAGAAGATGATCGGGCGGCGACAGACGATCACCACGGCCGAGATCCCGGACGTTCTGGGCAACCGCGCGCTCGTCTGA
- a CDS encoding site-specific integrase, with amino-acid sequence MPKDPPKRRQQGMIRRRGNSYQVVLFSGRDPVSGRKIYLRGSRPSRTEAEQLLKKFVGQVAAQRHATTRASLRTTIEAWLGTHELEESTRATYVGYAAKHIYPVVGDHPLGKITTHGLERFYAELRRCGARCDGRPYVEHRIDGPHECREVRHKRPPGRPPASGYPEHDCAERGCAVSECREHVCRPLAAATVRKIHFIIRAALTAAERWEWISSNLAELARIPRAPVPDPDPPTSAEAAVLVAAAREEGADWGVLVWVVMVTGLRRAELLALRWSDVDLDSSVLYVRRNHVRVVGKSIEKDTKTHRARRLAVDSETVELLREHWARYEERCRQVGVKPTSAAYLFSYSPTNEKPCDPSGVTHRYGRMCERVGIDSHLHALRHYSATELLTAGVDLRTVAGRLGHGGGGATTLRVYAAWVANEDRRAAEIVARRVRPQPPEV; translated from the coding sequence ATGCCCAAGGACCCGCCGAAGCGCCGTCAGCAGGGGATGATCCGGCGCCGCGGGAACTCCTACCAGGTGGTCCTGTTCTCGGGCCGAGATCCGGTCAGCGGGCGCAAGATCTACCTCCGTGGCTCCCGGCCCAGCCGGACCGAGGCCGAGCAGCTCCTTAAGAAGTTCGTCGGCCAGGTCGCCGCGCAGCGCCACGCCACCACCCGCGCATCGTTGCGGACGACGATCGAGGCGTGGCTCGGCACGCACGAGTTGGAGGAGTCGACGCGTGCCACGTACGTCGGCTATGCGGCCAAGCACATCTACCCGGTGGTGGGTGACCATCCGCTCGGGAAGATCACGACGCACGGTCTGGAGCGCTTCTACGCCGAGCTGCGTCGGTGCGGCGCCCGGTGTGACGGTCGGCCGTACGTCGAGCATCGGATCGACGGGCCGCACGAGTGCCGAGAGGTCCGGCACAAACGCCCGCCCGGCCGCCCGCCGGCCAGCGGATACCCGGAGCACGACTGCGCCGAACGAGGTTGCGCGGTCTCCGAGTGCCGCGAACATGTCTGCCGTCCGCTCGCGGCCGCGACCGTCCGGAAGATTCACTTCATCATCCGGGCCGCGCTGACGGCCGCCGAGCGATGGGAGTGGATCAGCTCGAACCTGGCCGAGCTGGCGCGCATCCCTCGGGCTCCCGTCCCCGACCCGGATCCGCCGACTTCGGCGGAGGCGGCCGTTCTCGTCGCCGCGGCACGGGAGGAGGGCGCGGACTGGGGAGTCCTCGTCTGGGTCGTGATGGTGACTGGTCTGCGCCGGGCCGAGCTGCTGGCGCTGCGCTGGTCGGACGTCGATCTGGACTCGAGCGTTCTGTACGTACGTCGTAACCACGTTCGCGTGGTCGGCAAGAGCATCGAGAAGGACACGAAGACACATCGCGCTCGGCGACTCGCCGTCGACAGCGAGACCGTGGAGCTGCTCCGCGAGCACTGGGCTCGCTACGAGGAGCGCTGCAGGCAGGTCGGAGTGAAGCCGACGAGCGCCGCCTACCTGTTCTCCTACTCCCCGACGAACGAGAAGCCGTGCGATCCCAGCGGCGTGACTCACCGATACGGACGTATGTGCGAGCGAGTCGGTATCGACAGCCACCTGCACGCACTCCGGCACTATTCAGCAACCGAGCTGTTGACGGCCGGCGTCGATCTGAGGACCGTCGCAGGTCGTCTCGGGCACGGCGGTGGCGGAGCAACCACCCTTCGCGTTTACGCGGCGTGGGTCGCCAACGAGGACCGGCGGGCCGCTGAGATCGTGGCGCGCCGGGTCCGTCCCCAACCGCCCGAAGTGTGA
- a CDS encoding DLW-39 family protein, with product MKKLFALAVVAGAAYFGWSRLRGVGSDDLWHEATTR from the coding sequence GTGAAGAAGCTGTTCGCCCTGGCCGTGGTCGCCGGCGCCGCGTACTTCGGCTGGTCCCGCCTGCGGGGCGTCGGCTCCGACGATCTCTGGCACGAGGCCACCACCCGCTGA
- a CDS encoding DUF3566 domain-containing protein, giving the protein MSTDDRTPPEGEGRTVATDADQAPKPTAASPDVPPSPTPRPAEPAQAPPAAPAVPAPPATAPPAPGPAPAAAEEPAAESAVSAPPPWRRVPDAHEGANGDQPTVADSLLSEAPTAFLTAPDTAAGPSSGGGTATATRDPENRAAGADVPRASVRNRPPRQALLQLKRLDPWSVLKMALALAVVLWLVWMVAAGVLYGVLGGMGVWDRLNGTYADLVTGQEETGGSLISAGRVFGLAAIIGAVNSLLFAVAVTIVAFVYNVAADLVGGIEVTLSERD; this is encoded by the coding sequence GTGAGCACCGACGACCGCACCCCGCCGGAGGGCGAGGGCCGCACCGTCGCCACCGATGCGGACCAGGCACCGAAGCCCACGGCGGCGTCCCCGGACGTCCCGCCGAGTCCCACTCCCCGCCCCGCGGAACCGGCGCAGGCTCCGCCCGCCGCACCGGCCGTGCCCGCACCGCCGGCGACCGCACCGCCGGCGCCGGGACCGGCTCCTGCGGCCGCGGAGGAGCCGGCGGCCGAGTCCGCGGTGTCCGCGCCGCCGCCCTGGCGCCGGGTTCCGGACGCGCACGAGGGTGCGAACGGCGACCAGCCCACGGTGGCGGACTCGCTGCTGAGCGAGGCACCGACCGCGTTCCTCACGGCGCCGGACACGGCTGCCGGTCCGTCGTCCGGCGGCGGGACGGCGACCGCGACCCGGGACCCGGAGAACCGCGCCGCCGGCGCGGACGTCCCGCGGGCCTCGGTGCGCAACCGCCCGCCGCGGCAGGCACTCCTGCAGCTGAAGCGGCTCGACCCCTGGTCGGTGCTGAAGATGGCGCTGGCGCTGGCGGTCGTCCTGTGGCTGGTGTGGATGGTGGCGGCGGGAGTCCTGTACGGCGTGCTGGGCGGCATGGGGGTGTGGGACCGGCTCAACGGCACCTACGCCGACCTGGTGACCGGCCAGGAGGAGACCGGCGGTTCGCTGATCAGCGCCGGCCGGGTCTTCGGCCTCGCCGCCATCATCGGCGCGGTCAACAGCTTGCTGTTCGCGGTCGCGGTGACGATCGTGGCCTTCGTCTACAACGTCGCCGCCGACCTGGTCGGCGGCATCGAGGTCACGCTCTCCGAGCGCGACTGA